From one Brachypodium distachyon strain Bd21 chromosome 4, Brachypodium_distachyon_v3.0, whole genome shotgun sequence genomic stretch:
- the LOC100836072 gene encoding protein LURP-one-related 8 — protein sequence MAKVHPKASGAAAARVAVEEEERERPATVLTVWRKSLLFNCDGFTVYDSATGDLAFRVDSYGSSSGRSRREDVVLMDAAGKPLLTVRRKARLLGPAHWVIYEGDAAAAGSGSGSAKPLLSVRCHGRRGGASDKAVAHVTRLAAGAEAGDYVVEGSYGRRSLAVRGGSGTTAGAVVAEVRRKEAVVGDDVFRLVVPAVGGMGAATAMGVVIALDQMFPGGSSRPSSLLPRRWSA from the coding sequence ATGGCCAAGGTGCACCCGAaagccagcggcgccgccgccgccagggtcgccgtcgaggaggaagaacgcgagcggccggcgacggTGCTGACGGTGTGGCGCAAGTCGCTGCTGTTCAACTGCGACGGCTTCACCGTCTACGACTCCGCCACCGGCGACCTCGCCTTCCGCGTCGACTCCTacggctcctcctccggccgcagccgccgcgagGACGTCGTGCTCATGGACGCCGCCGGGAAGCCGCTCCTCACCGTGCGCCGGAAGGCCAGGCTGCTCGGCCCCGCCCACTGGGTCATCTACGaaggcgacgccgccgccgccggatccgggtCCGGATCTGCCAAGCCGCTCCTCTCCGTGcgctgccatggccgccgtgGGGGCGCGTCCGACAAGGCTGTGGCGCACGTGACGcgtctcgccgccggcgccgaggcaGGGGATTATGTGGTGGAGGGGTCGTACGGGCGGCGGAGCCTGGCGGTGCGCGGGGGATCAGGAACGACAGCAGGagcggtggtggcggaggTCCGGCGGAAGGAGGCGGTCGTGGGGGACGACGTGTTCCGGCTCGTGGTGCCGGCGGTGGGCGGCATGGGCGCGGCGACGGCCATGGGCGTCGTCATCGCGCTCGACCAGATGTTCCCCGGCGGCTCGTCCCGTCCGTCGTCGCTGCTGCCCAGGAGATGGTCGGCGTAA